A region of Arabidopsis thaliana chromosome 5, partial sequence DNA encodes the following proteins:
- the EMB3011 gene encoding RNA helicase family protein (embryo defective 3011 (EMB3011); FUNCTIONS IN: RNA helicase activity, helicase activity, nucleic acid binding, ATP-dependent helicase activity, ATP binding; INVOLVED IN: embryo development ending in seed dormancy; LOCATED IN: cellular_component unknown; EXPRESSED IN: 25 plant structures; EXPRESSED DURING: 15 growth stages; CONTAINS InterPro DOMAIN/s: Helicase-associated domain (InterPro:IPR007502), DNA/RNA helicase, DEAD/DEAH box type, N-terminal (InterPro:IPR011545), Domain of unknown function DUF1605 (InterPro:IPR011709), DEAD-like helicase, N-terminal (InterPro:IPR014001), DNA/RNA helicase, C-terminal (InterPro:IPR001650), Helicase, superfamily 1/2, ATP-binding domain (InterPro:IPR014021); BEST Arabidopsis thaliana protein match is: ATP-dependent RNA helicase, putative (TAIR:AT3G26560.1); Has 1807 Blast hits to 1807 proteins in 277 species: Archae - 0; Bacteria - 0; Metazoa - 736; Fungi - 347; Plants - 385; Viruses - 0; Other Eukaryotes - 339 (source: NCBI BLink).) translates to MGVDPFKTTETLEADKETNGGVPVKDKLTFKAPERKSRLGLDARAIEKKDNAKTEGEFKVPKKSAISVTSSLDEEDKSDVSGLDFGTENTRPVHSSRRYREKSSRSQSAQESTVTTENAGTSDISITPRTLSCTSSYERGGSNRHREEHRRDRSETPRSRQRNTYDEMDHYRRRESYRQSDRDYHGEKRRRYNSDWRTPGRSDWDDGQDEWERSPHGDRGSSYSRRPQPSPSPMLAAASPDARLASPWLDTPRSTMSSASPWDMGAPSPIPIRASGSSIRSSSSRYGGRSNQLAYSREGDLTNEGHSDEDRSQGAEEFKHEITETMRVEMEYQSDRAWYDTDEGNSLFDADSASFFLGDDASLQKKETELAKRLVRRDGSKMSLAQSKKYSQLNADNAQWEDRQLLRSGAVRGTEVQTEFDSEEERKAILLVHDTKPPFLDGRVVYTKQAEPVMPVKDPTSDMAIISRKGSGLVKEIREKQSANKSRQRFWELAGSNLGNILGIEKSAEQIDADTAVVGDDGEVDFKGEAKFAQHMKKGEAVSEFAMSKTMAEQRQYLPIFSVRDELLQVIRENQVIVVVGETGSGKTTQLTQYLHEDGYTINGIVGCTQPRRVAAMSVAKRVSEEMETELGDKIGYAIRFEDVTGPNTVIKYMTDGVLLRETLKDSDLDKYRVVVMDEAHERSLNTDVLFGILKKVVARRRDFKLIVTSATLNAQKFSNFFGSVPIFNIPGRTFPVNILYSKTPCEDYVEAAVKQAMTIHITSPPGDILIFMTGQDEIEAACFSLKERMEQLVSSSSREITNLLILPIYSQLPADLQAKIFQKPEDGARKCIVATNIAETSLTVDGIYYVIDTGYGKMKVFNPRMGMDALQVFPISRAASDQRAGRAGRTGPGTCYRLYTESAYLNEMLPSPVPEIQRTNLGNVVLLLKSLKIDNLLDFDFMDPPPQENILNSMYQLWVLGALNNVGGLTDLGWKMVEFPLDPPLAKMLLMGERLDCIDEVLTIVSMLSVPSVFFRPKERAEESDAAREKFFVPESDHLTLLNVYQQWKEHDYRGDWCNDHYLQVKGLRKAREVRSQLLDILKQLKIELRSCGPDWDIVRKAICSAYFHNSARLKGVGEYVNCRTGMPCHLHPSSALYGLGYTPDYVVYHELILTTKEYMQCATSVEPHWLAELGPMFFSVKDSDTSMLEHKKKQKEEKSGMEEEMEKLRRDQVESELRSKERERKKRAKQQQQISGPGLKKGTTFLRPKKLGL, encoded by the exons ATGGGG GTTGATCCATTCAAAACTACGGAAACGTTAGAAGCCGACAAGGAAACCAATGGTGGTGTCCCTGTGAAGGATAAATTGACTTTTAAAGCTCCTGAGAGAAAGTCCCGTTTAG GTTTGGATGCAAGGGCAATTGAGAAAAAGGATAATGCCAAGACTGAGGGCGAGTTTAAGGTTCCGAAGAAGTCAGCAATATCTGTTACATCATCGttggatgaagaagataaatctGATGTATCAGGATTAGATTTTGGAACAGAAAACACTCGACCTGTCCATTCCAGCAGGCGATATAGAGAGAAGTCTTCAAGATCTCAGTCTGCACAag AAAGTACCGTGACTACAGAGAATGCTGGAACTTCAGAT ATCTCCATAACTCCAAGGACTTTATCTTGCACATCTAGTTATGAAAGAGGTGGTAGCAATAGGCATCGAGAAGAACATAGGCGTGACAGAAGTGAAACTCCGCGGTCAAGACAGAGAAACACTTATGATGAGATGGATCACTACCGACGGAGGGAATCTTATCGCCAATCTGACCGAGACTATCACGGAGAAAAGCGTAGGAGATACAATAGCGATTGGAGGACTCCAG GTAGGTCAGACTGGGATGATGGACAGGACGAATGGGAACGTAGTCCTCACGGAGACAGAGGCTCTAGTTACAGCAGGCGACCTCAACCTTCTCCATCACCCATGTTAGCTGCAGCTTCACCTGATGCTCGTTTAGCCTCCCCGTGGCTGGATACACCACGTTCAACTA TGTCTTCTGCTTCTCCATGGGATATGGGTGCACCTTCTCCTATTCCAATTCGGGCTTCTGGATCATCTATCAGATCCTCAAGCTCTAGGTATGGTGGAAGATCCAATCAGCTTGCATATTCTAGGGAAGGTGATCTGACAAATGAG GGGCATTCAGATGAGGATAGATCGCAAGGAGCTGAAGAATTTAAACATGAGATCACAGAAACAATGCGTGTGGAAATGGAATATCAGTCAGATCGTGCATG GTATGATACAGACGAAGGGAACTCACTGTTTGATGCGGACAGTGCATCCTTTTTTCTTGGAGATGATGCTTCTCTACAGAAGAAGGAAACTGAACTGGCAAAGAGACTG GTTAGAAGAGACGGTAGCAAAATGTCACTCGCTCAGAGTAAAAAATATTCTCAGCTCAATGCGGATAATGCTCAATGGGAAGACCGCCAGCTTCTCAGATCTGGAGCTGTTAGAGGCACAGAAGTGCAGACTGAGTTTGATAGCGAAGAAGAACGGAAAGCAATTCTTCTTGTACATG ATACGAAGCCTCCTTTCCTTGATGGAAGAGTCGTTTACACAAAGCAAGCAGAGCCAGTAATGCCTGTAAAGGATCCCACATCAGACATGGCTATAATTTCACGAAAAGGCTCAGGTCTTGTCAAAGAAATTCGGGAGAAACAAAGTGCGAATAAGTCACGACAGCGATTCTGGGAGCTTGCAGGTTCTAATCTTGGTAATATCCTTGGTATTGAAAAATCAGCCGAGCAG ATTGATGCCGATACTGCTGTAGTTGGTGACGACGGTGAAGTAGATTTTAAAGGTGAGGCTAAATTTGCACAACATATGAAGAAGGGAGAAGCTGTGAGTGAATTTGCCATGTCAAAGACCATGGCAGAGCAACGGCAGTATCTTCCCATATTTTCTGTTAGAGATGAACTATTGCAG GTAATAAGAGAAAACCAGGTGATAGTGGTGGTTGGCGAAACTGGTTCGGGAAAGACCACTCAACTTACACAG TATCTTCATGAGGATGGTTACACTATAAATGGTATAGTTGGTTGCACCCAACCAAGGCGTGTAGCAGCCATGAGTGTTGCAAAGAGAGTTAGTGAAGAGATGGAAACAGAGTTGGGCGATAAAATTGGTTATGCAATTCGTTTTGAAGATGTAACTGGTCCAAACACTGTTATCAAG TACATGACCGATGGAGTACTACTGAGAGAGACCCTCAAAGATTCTGACCTGGATAAGTATCG TGTGGTGGTGATGGATGAAGCGCATGAAAGGTCACTCAACACAGACGTCCTTTTTGGAATACTGAAAAAAGTTGTGGCTCGGCGTCGTGATTTCAAGCTGATAGTCACGTCAGCAACCCTTAATGCTCAAAAGTTTTCCAATTTCTTTGGGAG TGTTCCTATCTTCAACATTCCTGGAAGGACTTTCCCTGTCAATATTCTCTACTCTAAAACTCCTTGTGAAGACTATGTTGAAGCTGCTGTTAAACAGGCAATGACGATTCACATAACAAGCCCACCTGGGGACATTCTCATTTTTATGACCGGGCAAGATGAGATTGAGGCAGCGTGCTTTTCACTAAAGGAGAGAATGGAACAGCTCGTATCATCTTCCAGTAGAGAAATAACGAACCTACTCATTCTCCCAATATACTCTCAGTTACCTGCTGACTTGCAAGCAAAGATATTCCAGAAACCAGAAGATGGAGCCCGTAAATGCATTGTTGCCACCAATATTGCTGAAACATCATTGACAGTCGATGGAATATATTATGTGATTGACACTGGGTATGGAAAGATGAAGGTTTTCAATCCTAGAATGGGTATGGATGCTCTTCAAGTTTTCCCCATAAGTCGTGCAGCCTCTGATCAGCGTGCTGGAAGAGCTGGAAGGACAGGGCCAGGAACATGTTACAGGTTGTATACTGAGAGTGCTTATTTGAATGAGATGTTGCCAAGTCCTGTGCCAGAGATTCAGCGGACGAATCTGGGTAatgttgtgttgttgttgaagtcATTGAAAATAGACAACTTGctagattttgatttcatgGATCCACCTCCGCAAGAGAACATCCTTAACTCTATGTACCAGCTTTGGGTGTTGGGTGCTCTCAACAATGTTGGAGGATTAACCGACCTGGGGTGGAAGATGGTGGAGTTCCCATTGGATCCTCCTCTTGCAAAGATGCTTTTAATGGGTGAACGGCTTGATTGCATAGATGAGGTTCTGACGATCGTGTCAATGCTTTCAGTACCTTCAGTGTTCTTCAGACCTAAAGAAAGAGCAGAAGAGAGCGACGCTGCAAGGGAGAAGTTTTTTGTGCCGGAATCGGATCATCTGACGCTGCTGAACGTATATCAGCAGTGGAAAGAGCATGACTATAGAGGAGACTGGTGCAATGACCATTACCTACAAGTGAAAGGTTTGAGAAAAGCTAGAGAGGTAAGATCCCAGCTTCTGGATATCCTCAAGCAACTGAAAATTGAACTCAGGTCGTGTGGACCGGATTGGGATATTGTGAGAAAAGCCATCTGTTCAGCGTATTTCCACAACTCAGCTAGATTAAAAGGTGTTGGGGAGTATGTGAACTGCAGAACCGGGATGCCTTGCCATTTGCACCCTAGCAGTGCACTGTACGGTCTGGGATACACACCGGACTATGTGGTGTACCATGAACTGATCTTGACCACAAAGGAGTACATGCAGTGTGCGACATCGGTTGAGCCGCATTGGCTGGCTGAGTTAGGGCCTATGTTCTTCTCGGTCAAGGACTCGGATACATCGATGTTGGAGCATAAAAAAAAGCAGAAGGAAGAGAAATCAGGAATGGaggaagagatggagaaactGAGAAGAGATCAGGTGGAGTCAGAGCTgagaagcaaagagagagagagaaaaaaaagggcaaagcagcagcaacagatTTCAGGCCCTGGCTTGAAAAAGGGCACCACTTTCCTCAGGCCTAAGAAGCTTGGACTGTGA
- the EML3 gene encoding Emsy N Terminus (ENT)/ plant Tudor-like domains-containing protein (Emsy N Terminus (ENT)/ plant Tudor-like domains-containing protein; FUNCTIONS IN: molecular_function unknown; INVOLVED IN: biological_process unknown; LOCATED IN: cellular_component unknown; EXPRESSED IN: 25 plant structures; EXPRESSED DURING: 13 growth stages; CONTAINS InterPro DOMAIN/s: Tudor-like, plant (InterPro:IPR014002), ENT (InterPro:IPR005491); BEST Arabidopsis thaliana protein match is: Emsy N Terminus (ENT) domain-containing protein (TAIR:AT2G44440.1); Has 417 Blast hits to 397 proteins in 49 species: Archae - 0; Bacteria - 2; Metazoa - 101; Fungi - 4; Plants - 307; Viruses - 0; Other Eukaryotes - 3 (source: NCBI BLink).) has translation MDYRPSDSSGTDDDLPPSHQGRYQRNARPTGNGRPSVLNSAPLSRVHNEMETQIHLIEQEAYSSILRAFKAQSDAITWEKESLITELRKELRVSDEEHRELLSRVNADEMIRRIREWRKANSLQSSVPQLVHDAPSPAVSGSRKKQKTSQSIASLAMGPPSPSLHPSMQPSSSALRRGGPPPGPKTKKPKTSMQYPSTGIAGRPQAGALTNEPGESGSYDPLVGRKVWTKWPDDNQYYEAVITDYNPVEGRHALVYDINSANETWEWVNLKEISPGDIRWEGEDPGISRKGGHPGQGRGTKTMARGGPASNAGGRGRGSMRMQQPKTQNGIGKKALGEIEILHTETLLKEVEKVFGSVNPNPAEVEKAKRVLRDHELALMDAIAKLEEISDGESGNI, from the exons ATGGATTACCGACCTTCTGATAGTAGTG GTACAGATGATGACCTGCCTCCATCTCATCAAGGTAGATATCAAAGAAACGCCAGACCTACCGGGAATGGAAGGCCTTCAGTTCTCAATTCTGCTCCTTTATCACGGGTGCACAATGAAATGGAAACTCAAATTCATCTCATTGAGCAAGAAGCTTATAGCTCGATACTCCGCGCATTTAAAGCCCAGTCCGATGCTATTACCTGG gAGAAAGAAAGTTTGATCACTGAACTCAGAAAAGAACTTCGAGTGTCTGATGAGGAACACAGAGAGCTGTTATCAAGGGTTAACGCTGATGAAATGATCAGGCGAATAAG GGAATGGAGAAAGGCAAACAGCCTTCAGTCTAGTGTTCCTCAGCTGGTTCATGATGCTCCGAGTCCGGCTGTATCAGGATCACGTAAGAAGCAAAAGACATCACAATCAATCGCCTCATTAGCGATGGGCCCACCATCTCCTTCTTTGCACCCTTCAATGCAACCATCGTCATCTGCACTAAGAAGGGGAGGTCCTCCACCAGGTCCAAAGACCAAGAAGCCAAAGACA TCGATGCAGTACCCATCTACAGGCATTGCTGGAAGGCCCCAGGCTGGCGCTTTAACAAATGAACCAGGTGAATCGGGATCATATGACCCGTTGGTTGGAAGGAAGGTATGGACGAAGTGGCCTGATGACAACCAATACTACGAAGCTGTTATAACTGACTACAACCCTGTTGAG GGGCGTCATGCTTTAGTGTATGATATTAACTCTGCGAATGAAACCTGGGAATGGGTAAATCTTAAAGAG aTATCTCCGGGAGATATCAGATGGGAAGGTGAAGATCCTGGGATTTCTCGTAAAGGAGGACATCCTGGGCAAGGCCGTGGAACAAAAACCATGGCTCGTGGTGGTCCTGCAAGCAATGCGGGTGGTAGAGGTAGGGGAAGCATGAGGATGCAGCAACCTAAGACACAGAATGGCATCGGAAAGAAAGCTTTAGGCGAAATCGAAATTCTCCACACTGAGACATTGTTAAAAGAG GTGGAAAAAGTTTTTGGGTCAGTTAACCCCAACCCAGCAGAGGTAGAGAAGGCAAAGAGAGTGCTGAGA GATCATGAACTAGCTCTTATGGATGCCATCGCAAAGCTTGAAGAAATATCAGATGGAGAAAGCGGTAATATTTGA
- the EML3 gene encoding Emsy N Terminus (ENT)/ plant Tudor-like domains-containing protein, which yields MDYRPSDSSGTDDDLPPSHQGRYQRNARPTGNGRPSVLNSAPLSRVHNEMETQIHLIEQEAYSSILRAFKAQSDAITWEKESLITELRKELRVSDEEHRELLSRVNADEMIRRIREWRKANSLQSSVPQLVHDAPSPAVSGSRKKQKTSQSIASLAMGPPSPSLHPSMQPSSSALRRGGPPPGPKTKKPKTSMQYPSTGIAGRPQAGALTNEPGESGSYDPLVGRKVWTKWPDDNQYYEAVITDYNPVEGRHALVYDINSANETWEWKMMLCRKIWRDHVLFVFFYLVMISMVYIRHSLHVNERLVSFYTNCNSFRFCTLEVRD from the exons ATGGATTACCGACCTTCTGATAGTAGTG GTACAGATGATGACCTGCCTCCATCTCATCAAGGTAGATATCAAAGAAACGCCAGACCTACCGGGAATGGAAGGCCTTCAGTTCTCAATTCTGCTCCTTTATCACGGGTGCACAATGAAATGGAAACTCAAATTCATCTCATTGAGCAAGAAGCTTATAGCTCGATACTCCGCGCATTTAAAGCCCAGTCCGATGCTATTACCTGG gAGAAAGAAAGTTTGATCACTGAACTCAGAAAAGAACTTCGAGTGTCTGATGAGGAACACAGAGAGCTGTTATCAAGGGTTAACGCTGATGAAATGATCAGGCGAATAAG GGAATGGAGAAAGGCAAACAGCCTTCAGTCTAGTGTTCCTCAGCTGGTTCATGATGCTCCGAGTCCGGCTGTATCAGGATCACGTAAGAAGCAAAAGACATCACAATCAATCGCCTCATTAGCGATGGGCCCACCATCTCCTTCTTTGCACCCTTCAATGCAACCATCGTCATCTGCACTAAGAAGGGGAGGTCCTCCACCAGGTCCAAAGACCAAGAAGCCAAAGACA TCGATGCAGTACCCATCTACAGGCATTGCTGGAAGGCCCCAGGCTGGCGCTTTAACAAATGAACCAGGTGAATCGGGATCATATGACCCGTTGGTTGGAAGGAAGGTATGGACGAAGTGGCCTGATGACAACCAATACTACGAAGCTGTTATAACTGACTACAACCCTGTTGAG GGGCGTCATGCTTTAGTGTATGATATTAACTCTGCGAATGAAACCTGGGAATGG AAGATGATGCTATGTCGTAAAATTTGGAGAGACCATGTGttgtttgtcttcttctatttGGTTATGATCTCGATGGTTTATATTCGACATTCCTTGCACGTCAATGAGAGGCTTGTCAGTTTTTATACCAACTGCAATTCATTTCGATTCTGCACACTAGAAGTGAGAGATTAG
- the EML3 gene encoding Emsy N Terminus (ENT)/ plant Tudor-like domains-containing protein translates to MDYRPSDSSGTDDDLPPSHQGRYQRNARPTGNGRPSVLNSAPLSRVHNEMETQIHLIEQEAYSSILRAFKAQSDAITWEKESLITELRKELRVSDEEHRELLSRVNADEMIRRIREWRKANSLQSSVPQLVHDAPSPAVSGSRKKQKTSQSIASLAMGPPSPSLHPSMQPSSSALRRGGPPPGPKTKKPKTSMQYPSTGIAGRPQAGALTNEPGESGSYDPLVGRKVWTKWPDDNQYYEAVITDYNPVEGRHALVYDINSANETWEWVNLKEVIMISVFLLV, encoded by the exons ATGGATTACCGACCTTCTGATAGTAGTG GTACAGATGATGACCTGCCTCCATCTCATCAAGGTAGATATCAAAGAAACGCCAGACCTACCGGGAATGGAAGGCCTTCAGTTCTCAATTCTGCTCCTTTATCACGGGTGCACAATGAAATGGAAACTCAAATTCATCTCATTGAGCAAGAAGCTTATAGCTCGATACTCCGCGCATTTAAAGCCCAGTCCGATGCTATTACCTGG gAGAAAGAAAGTTTGATCACTGAACTCAGAAAAGAACTTCGAGTGTCTGATGAGGAACACAGAGAGCTGTTATCAAGGGTTAACGCTGATGAAATGATCAGGCGAATAAG GGAATGGAGAAAGGCAAACAGCCTTCAGTCTAGTGTTCCTCAGCTGGTTCATGATGCTCCGAGTCCGGCTGTATCAGGATCACGTAAGAAGCAAAAGACATCACAATCAATCGCCTCATTAGCGATGGGCCCACCATCTCCTTCTTTGCACCCTTCAATGCAACCATCGTCATCTGCACTAAGAAGGGGAGGTCCTCCACCAGGTCCAAAGACCAAGAAGCCAAAGACA TCGATGCAGTACCCATCTACAGGCATTGCTGGAAGGCCCCAGGCTGGCGCTTTAACAAATGAACCAGGTGAATCGGGATCATATGACCCGTTGGTTGGAAGGAAGGTATGGACGAAGTGGCCTGATGACAACCAATACTACGAAGCTGTTATAACTGACTACAACCCTGTTGAG GGGCGTCATGCTTTAGTGTATGATATTAACTCTGCGAATGAAACCTGGGAATGGGTAAATCTTAAAGAGGTAATTatgatttcagtttttctaCTTGTCTAA